In the Haliaeetus albicilla chromosome 7, bHalAlb1.1, whole genome shotgun sequence genome, one interval contains:
- the LOC138685810 gene encoding feather keratin Cos2-3-like produces the protein MSCSDKCQPCQPCGPTPLANSCNEPCVRQCQPSTVVIEPSPVVVILPGPILSSFPQNTVVGSSTSAAVGSILSSNGVPINSGCCDLSCITSRYCGSRRCSPC, from the coding sequence ATGTCCTGCTCCGACaagtgccagccctgccagccctgcggccCAACCCCGCTGGCCAACAGCTGCAAcgagccctgtgtcaggcagtgccagcCTTCCACCGTTGTCATCGAGCCCTCTCCCGTGGTGGTGATTCTTCCtggccccatcctcagctccttcccgcaGAACACCGTTGTGGGCTCCTCCACCTCCGCTGCCGTTGGCAGCATCCTCAGCAGTAACGGAGTGCCCATCAACTCTGGGTGCTGTGACCTCTCCTGCATCACCAGCCGCTACTGTGGCAGCAGAAGGTGCTCCCCCTGCTAA